Proteins found in one Vespula pensylvanica isolate Volc-1 chromosome 10, ASM1446617v1, whole genome shotgun sequence genomic segment:
- the LOC122632376 gene encoding uncharacterized protein LOC122632376: MEDEDFGFTKRDNRALVKILTVEKEEGNTQKERGPSSAPTRAAAAGGSGGDGNRSRSKTAPSSVPNNAPNIPNVVEYHLKVKPPSKINKLEEQSRSNHKEEMKKDLLSVTENKKDLITQLSRLSIDNNVFEGSTDLPQVFQVKYLGSHDARGLWGIKHTRQPVDNMVTSAKALPTNTMLPLIKLVVSQEGVALLPLDKRKQEGNIAKMYAIETISYGVQDLVYTRVFSMIVVRETDNFRRVSPFECHGFVCESKHHARQLTYALATAFEIYSRKVKFQDKTNSENVVSSTKKRFAIDLRTPEEIEADLCMDSEA, encoded by the exons ATGGAAGACGAAGATTTTGGATTTACAAAAAGGGACAACAGAGCCCTAGTGAAGATCCTAACCgttgagaaagaggaagggaataCACAAAAGGAGAGAGGACCGTCCTCAGCGCCGACGAGGGCTGCGGCCGCCGGTGGAAGCGGTGGAGACGGCAATCGTAGTCGTTCCAAGACCGCCCCCTCGTCAGTTCCAAACAACGCGCCGAACATACCGAACGTCGTCGAATATCATCTCAAAGTAAAGCCACCTTCTAAAATCAACAAACTCGAAGAACAATCT agaagcaatcataaagaagaaatgaagaaagatttGTTGTCCGTAACGGAAAATAAGAAGGACCTGATAACACAATTATCTCGTCTGTCGATCGACAACAATGTGTTCGAAGGGTCGACTGATTTGCCGCAGGTGTTTCAG GTAAAATACTTGGGATCTCACGATGCAAGGGGCCTCTGGGGTATAAAACATACGAGACAACCGGTCGATAACATGGTAACCTCGGCTAAAGCATTACCGACCAATACGATGCTGCCTTTGATCAAGTTAGTGGTATCTCAAGAAGGAGTAGCACTTTTACCGCTCGACAAAAGGAAGCAGGAAGGCAATATAGCTAAAATGTACGCCATCGAAACTATTTCCTATGGTGTTCAAGATCTCGTTTATACCAGGGTATTCTCGATGATCGTTGTTCGTGAAACAGATAACTTTCGTAGGGTATCACCCTTCGAGTGTCATGGCTTCGTTTGCGAATCGAAACATCATGCCAGACAACTCACTTATGCACTTGCCACTGCATTTGAGATTTACTCGAGAAAAGTCAAGTTCCAAGATAAGACTAATTCTGAAAACGTTGTCAGTAGTACTAAGAAAAGATTTGCCATCGATCTCAGAACTCCTGAAGAAATCGAAGCCGATCTTTGTATGGATTCTGAAGCGTGA
- the LOC122632449 gene encoding uncharacterized protein LOC122632449 isoform X1, protein MNRFVFIQILCAFVLAIHAFPQQPKSKRPIPVFKQNQLGGLQLPDNATLIRDNIVDTFSCKERIYGYYADMENDCQIFHVCLPQTRNVAKWSFICPSETVFNQVFIFTLFLSSYFFVIIFFFPFLFFFVFVILSLYKATFVCTRTEESIPCEESEKYYSLNEEIGKEEENTEEETTRSLPVNADVEPVTNKPFSRTSRILSRQGSSQRY, encoded by the exons ATGAATCGATTCGTATTTATCCAAATTTTGTGTGCTTTCGTATTAGCGATACACGCGTTTCCTCAACAACCAAAATCCAAAAGACCTATACCCGTGTTTAAA CAAAATCAATTAGGTGGATTACAATTACCGGACAATGCGACACTCATACGAGACAACATCGTAGATACATTTTCCtgcaaagaaagaatttatggATATTACGCTGATATGGAAAATGATTGTCAAATATTTCACGTTTGTCTACCACAGACGAGAAATGTCGCTAAATGGAGTTTCATTTGCCCCTCTGAAACGGTTTTCAATcaggtatttatatttacattgtttttatctagttatttctttgttattatttttttctttcctttccttttcttttttgtttttgttattttatctctttataaGGCCACTTTCGTATGCACGCGAACGGAAGAATCTATACCCTGCGAGGAATCGGAAAAATATTACAGTTTGAACGAAGAAATTGgtaaggaggaagaaaatacCGAAGAAGAGACTACCAGATCTCTTCCAGTAAATGCTGACGTCGAGCCAGTGACAAACAAACCATTTTCGAGAACTTCGAGAATTTTAAGTCGACAAGGATCGTCTCAACGTTATtga
- the LOC122632449 gene encoding U-scoloptoxin(01)-Er1a-like isoform X2 has protein sequence MNRFVFIQILCAFVLAIHAFPQQPKSKRPIPVFKQNQLGGLQLPDNATLIRDNIVDTFSCKERIYGYYADMENDCQIFHVCLPQTRNVAKWSFICPSETVFNQATFVCTRTEESIPCEESEKYYSLNEEIGKEEENTEEETTRSLPVNADVEPVTNKPFSRTSRILSRQGSSQRY, from the exons ATGAATCGATTCGTATTTATCCAAATTTTGTGTGCTTTCGTATTAGCGATACACGCGTTTCCTCAACAACCAAAATCCAAAAGACCTATACCCGTGTTTAAA CAAAATCAATTAGGTGGATTACAATTACCGGACAATGCGACACTCATACGAGACAACATCGTAGATACATTTTCCtgcaaagaaagaatttatggATATTACGCTGATATGGAAAATGATTGTCAAATATTTCACGTTTGTCTACCACAGACGAGAAATGTCGCTAAATGGAGTTTCATTTGCCCCTCTGAAACGGTTTTCAATcag GCCACTTTCGTATGCACGCGAACGGAAGAATCTATACCCTGCGAGGAATCGGAAAAATATTACAGTTTGAACGAAGAAATTGgtaaggaggaagaaaatacCGAAGAAGAGACTACCAGATCTCTTCCAGTAAATGCTGACGTCGAGCCAGTGACAAACAAACCATTTTCGAGAACTTCGAGAATTTTAAGTCGACAAGGATCGTCTCAACGTTATtga
- the LOC122632450 gene encoding uncharacterized protein LOC122632450: MRDSTILLSIIGLIVLSIAYVSAETQDEGEGSTLECIFQDNIGNCLRKRLARDIDRIEIEVSGKKSEPPMSEVIEQTGNFIAEFVSDVQEELQEDEEEIAEREAGVDGQARRKKYGKKKKKHMQKLMALAMMFKAKLALLLQIISTHLQIKLFVIAVVSFIMNATKFWIDLKKNHQPSKVIYYEHAQHQHHYDHEDDHHGGYWGRSSNDSPQDIVYSSYVPQE; the protein is encoded by the exons ATGAGGGATTCTACGATCTTATTATCAATCATTGGGTTGATTGTCCTTTCTATTGCGTACGTCTCGGCTGAAACCCAAGATGAAGGGGAAGGAAGCACCCTAGAATGCATCTTCCAAGACAACATTGGTAATTGTCTGAGAAAGAGACTCGCTAGGGACATCGACAGGATCGAAATTGAAGTATCTGGGAAGAAAAGTGAACCACCGATGAGCGAGGTCATCGAGCAGACCGGAAACTTTATCGCTGAGTTCGTAAGCGATGTGCAAGAGGAACTccaagaggacgaagaggagatCGCTGAACGAGAAGCAGGTGTAGACGGTC AAGcacgtagaaagaaatatggaaagaagaagaagaagcataTGCAAAAGCTGATGGCCTTAGCAATGATGTTCAAGGCCAAGCTCGCATTACTCCTGCAAATTATCTCAACGCATTTGCAAATAAAGCTCTTCGTAATCGCTGTTGTAAGCTTCATCATGAACGCAACCAAATTCTGGATCGATCTTAAAAAGAATCATCAGCCATCTAAAGTGATCTATTACGAACACGCTCAACATCAACATCATTACGATCACGAGGACGATCATCATGGTGGTTATTGGGGAAGATCTTCAAACGATTCGCCTCAGGATATCGTTTATAGCTCGTACGTTCCTCAAGAGTaa
- the LOC122632239 gene encoding protein lethal(3)malignant blood neoplasm 1: protein MLVSFVKYLSSLLNKNFTFTFLLLSLFMRTCALIEDPYNENRPYEFSFNIVNFQHRYEKKDIDGIITGEYGFITADGVYHETGYATDKNGDFIITKMRNRKITSLKDAREIFKDRPEAAKKLFEVVTKACSGCKIPTNKSTEVNQNEILTKDAESLIENKIIKPILKEMMKKEDERMERVVKEMMINSIKRIISNDTKKNEIILKNSSLEKMANDLYYRFNYSISSHGHQETGYRNGDKNGNYRSWSESGVDTRVKYVSNKFGHQPNITFHPQLNETKKKDQSLKGYSFLWYFS from the exons ATGTTAGTTtcattcgttaaatatttgtcttcgttgttaaacaaaaatttcactTTCACGTTTTTACTTTTGTCTTTATTTATGAGAACCTGTGCCCTAATCGAAGATCCATATAACGAAAACAGACCTTACGAATTCTCTTTCAACATCGTCAATTTTCAACATAGATATGAGAAGAAAG aCATTGACGGGATTATTACTGGTGAATACGGTTTTATAACGGCAGATGGAGTTTATCACGAAACTGGATATGCCACTGATAAGAACGgggattttattataacgaaaatGAGAAATCGAAAGATCACAAGTC tgaAAGACGCACGAGAGATCTTCAAGGATAGACCCGAAGCTGCGAAAAAGCTCTTCGAAGTTGTAACGAAAGCTTGCAGTGGGTGTAAAATTCCGACTAATAAAAGTACAGAAGTAAACCAGAACGAAATTCTTACGAAAGATGCTGAATCATTGATtgagaacaaaattattaaaccgatattaaaagaaatgatgaaG aaagaagatgaacgGATGGAACGTGTTGTTAAAGAAATGAtgataaattctattaaaagaaTCATTTCTAACGATactaaaaagaatgaaattattctcAAAAACAGTTCTCTTGAGAAAATGGCTAATGATCTTTACTATCGTTTCAATTATTCGATAAGTTCGCACGGTCATCAGGAGACTGGTTATCGTAATGGTGATAAAAATGGCAATTATCGATCATGGAGTGAAAGTGGTGTCGACACACGAGTGAAATACGTATCAAACAAATTCGGTCATCAACCGAATATCACTTTTCATCCACAATTgaacgaaacaaagaaaaaagatcaatcgCTGAAAGGCTATTCCTTTCTTTggtatttttcataa
- the LOC122632332 gene encoding protein apnoia, translated as MKGIGWTLMFFLLLASFSKKVISEERSDFYHAIGKVEEGRSNGLTAVSKKPLIDQFFDEIFDGNVTEGKGVESTGRTFGVKRIQFMLMPIMYKMGAMMTLLTVLTVISLKGLLIGIILLVLKLSSFLAKFYSVWNQQHVPHSWSPQPIHVHVHNDLPYAHRQAYHGWETMSGPGNDEHYYYRK; from the exons ATGAAGGGGATTGGTTGGACGTTGATGTTCTTTCTCCTACTGGCgtcattttcaaaaaaagtGATATCCGAGGAACGATCAGATTTTTATCATGCGATTGGCAAagtcgaagaaggaagaagcaaCGGATTAACGGCAGTTTCCAAGAAACCTTTGATCGATCAGTTTTTCGACGAGATATTCGATGGAAACGTGACCGAAG GAAAAGGGGTCGAAAGTACAGGCCGTACTTTCGGCGTCAAGAGGATACAATTTATGTTGATGCCGATCATGTACAAAATGGGAGCAATGATGACTCTCTTGACGGTGCTCACTGTGATTTCTCTGAAGGGTCTTTTAATCG gAATTATTCTATTGGTACTGAAGTTGAGTAGCTTCCTTGCCAAGTTCTATTCTGTTTGGAATCAACAACACGTACCGCATTCCTGGTCGCCTCAACCGATCCACGTACACGTTCACAATGATCTTCCTTATGCTCACAGACAAGCTTATCATGGTTGGGAAACCATGAGCGGACCAGGAAACGAtgaacattattattacaggaaataa
- the LOC122632337 gene encoding uncharacterized protein LOC122632337, giving the protein MADHRPAPRSGRDIRLSTATMRALNSQRLRPRTSIIRSLARSYYFLFFILIFFLLHGVSSRSVSYDDIDKHEKITLEPSAQKIDQVRLNETSREKLSGSIDWHEQEKKLIEDEVKKTERNIERDETSIAKKRRRNDLTLPVKSVVQETEASFIDNAEGDVTKNEGIRRFDAEVESVDEIELPNDESSKVNADRNSGLAKGERSQKKAIKVDDVKNNGDIILDVPVEVETSNQSDEVAKVEADNTLAIKEDVRNNLRSLITNEENVSKIDGDKESNPRTITDSIESKREQRYLEEARGKFKHKSSTVYLSAEEGSETPDSEEKSIVDSQIKKLISIRDDALGLVNDNVKNKKNVDEVKILNQVKLLGIDDVIVTEENIDEVRNQRSNLSDVKYQNDIRASSSSLNNIDNRLQRLKNQAVLLQEQIKNNTFVQYLKEHAIDVLPEIPKFNENQLLETLRNIVSSKKSTNLNESYSSQLNVTDLTENQINIIKCAEQLVEVKQRQSFVSNMYECIRGLSVWNCMRIFVWPIIVDNIPESVNQAFAANIPIEINLIDLFQGNRGKVDRSSSNVHQKRLLTPESVVLSMLKQALESRLEIDKPPYLIDSKNKTFQKLLTPGQLEILQLGEKLLPLELRREYTDKMFSCVRRFEYLSCLRYFAWPMMKQYFPTLPAFPDYQTWYPSITIIPEYPIVPFPGFSDEVGELPEVVDSDATRMRKPTPETVIIHVLRNTLKDYQRVESTPSLFEEPTNFYTTVIPPDQLITLQMAEQFIPLSHRPEFVQKTVRCIQEYNYLTCMKYSTWPTVKQFIPNLPDFSSFFPDIQIPSLSDFFASFPSISPTFSGLFGFIPSVPSVPSVPSVPSVPSIPSIPSIPGIPSIPTQTIPMSSQIPQTIPTQVSTSNILYRKTDDLRLNLESKIIETLEQVRNSLRNVNEIPSQTVSGNVIILTTLTEKQFEILKLAENILPPTARATFLAKVLTCLQDRNDFINCTQYIIWPSIAYYSPNLPEFSQIETQISPDESSFLNSLTENKQILQNSTKYIQEDILGKSTGKIMSRTSAQTEPVLKTTSQQSNVPVISITGTRFVPIYTEHPESVILNILKKIQQSSPNVVNASSNETLKTQLFYDLLNVQQQLIVRITENLIPESTRSEFVDHMIKCVSEHNFILCSRDILWPTLIDYFPGVPSFPNFGIFSNVPNNGNSISPVSSHNLTENSSSAEASHLSETNVKTGQHGDATVTITDTRFVPIFTEHPEAIILNILETVKISTPNLPRIDSPTRKEDLLHYFTDRQYQIIQTAECLLPESERVAFIEKITTCIRRNTFLECTKDITWPTVHQFFPRLPNFPEFGFSQNIARTKLPSSLNISISDLESEENRADLVNEQTSLEHFQKKIEIILEEALNKDSRPRLEHSYLDTNNPIIQTVLTKQQSNIIRLMERALPDPVRPTYVMKMLECMRTNNFIACSQHVSWPTLQAYLPSLPNFPQFGDYFSQLPGISQVPGISGIPQLPGTLPLAEIPNLPQLPPNIPSLPGGIPQLPVIGHNTRLRKNKAVIGIIVDTVNDQSIIPGYPGQPSETLLDISSEKVDLSDKEQVESELPIKEVRKRRSVVDLFKSYPQTVEIERKHLDESESTFPNIDESEFLQLLIQISRLKNLTDDRYSSSEKKYFVDTLNTTIRDSLTADQYEILKKVEDLNAATSKRSFLSKVVQCITGLSFIRCMGIFVWPIISNNLPSLPSLPSFNPLGRSIETEVEQFFGMSSFEFEKELLARKESIENFLLESYKKLAQDKFQTNWGFLKIRGYGNGEVGISFAGFREGRGTKIKDNKNLPSILTIISDIMEEVLDQRPDSDKNKKDKDKRDRSLNDNFQDIDYQFLKYNDEDDKETKDRSINDDEIISMFLDKIKSNISDSTEGGSKNYLSLEDAYGAFEVLFGTRLNRKFMNKLESFKMNDLRSLKKKTTDEFDKTIDIVPLDSETNNSEYLRVIPLDARLNYDLEKESDDQTSRNRQDRTKNTLRSFVNEYSDSYLQETKVERSESNRLNESDIENSIKQDDKVLEKDIRTKLTLQLPHLNEDIVPKKITNKIMELGRSMKMKMMQMLPGIGFVVSFLIQTALAHARAAATMAGMLSNMALGSAMFAMIRQAFFGPSTHPKIKYVYDNDKTEPGVIWPPKGYYAPYYG; this is encoded by the exons ATGGCTGACCATAGACCGGCTCCGAGAAGTGGCCGAGACATTCGCCTCTCGACCGCGACCATGAGAGCACTCAACTCTCAACGCCTACGGCCAAGAACGAGCATCATCCGTAGTTTAGCACGGAgctactattttcttttcttcatcctaatctttttcctccttcacGGTGTTTCCTCGCGGAGTGTATCCTACGATGATATTGACAAGCACGAGAAGATTACTTTGGAACCGTCAGCGCAGAAGATCGATCAGGTAAGACTAAACGAAACGAGTCGAGAGAAACTTtcaggatcgatcgattggcACGAACAGGAGAAGAAATTGATCGAGGATGAAGTCAAAAAAACTGAAAGGAACATCGAGAGGGATGAGACTTCTATCGCGAAAAAGAGACGACGGAACGATTTAACGTTGCCTGTTAAGAGTGTAGTCCAAGAAACAGAAGCGAGTTTTATCGATAATGCCGAAGGTGATGTCACGAAGAACGAAGGCATTCGTAGATTTGATGCTGAAGTAGAATCGGTGGACGAGATCGAGCTACCGAACGATGAATCTTCAAAGGTCAATGCAGATCGGAATAGCGGACTGGCCAAGGGTGAACGCTCGCAGAAAAAGGCTATCAAGGTTGACGATGTCAAGAACAACGGCGATATTATTCTAGATGTTCCGGTAGAAGTAGAAACGTCAAATCAAAGCGACGAGGTTGCCAAGGTAGAGGCTGACAATACTTTAGCGATAAAGGAAGACGTACGTAACAATCTTCGAAGTTTGATCACCAACGAGgaaaatgtttcgaaaatCGATGGAGATAAAGAATCGAATCCAAGAACAATAACCGATTCGATTGAATCGAAAAGAGAACAGAGATATTTGGAGGAAGCTCGAGGTAAGTTCAAGCACAAAAGCTCAACCGTTTATTTGAGTGCCGAGGAAGGTTCTGAAACTCCCGATAGCgaagagaaatcgatcgttgatagccaaattaaaaaattgatatccaTTCGCGACGATGCATTAGGCTTGGTAAACGATaacgtaaaaaataagaaaaacgttGACGAAGTTAAGATTCTTAATCAAGTAAAATTGCTTGGAATCGACGATGTGATCGTAACCGAGGAGAACATTGACGAAGTTAGAAATCAACGCAGTAACTTATCTGATGTCAAATATCAAAATGACATCCGggcctcttcttcctccttaaataatatcgataatcgtcTTCAAAGATTGAAGAATCAGGCGGTATTGCTtcaagaacaaataaaaaataataccttcgttcaatatttaaaagaacatGCGATCGACGTACTTCCAGAAATTccgaaatttaatgaaaatcaatTGTTGGAAACGCTGAGGAATATCGTCTCCTCGAAAAAATCGACGAACTTGAACGAATCCTATTCCAGTCAATTGAACGTGACAGATTTGACCGAGAATCagattaatataatcaaatgCGCAGAACAATTGGTCGAAGTAAAGCAAAGACAATCTTTCGTTAGCAACATGTACGAGTGTATTAGGGGACTCAGCGTATGGAATTGCATGAGGATCTTTGTATGGCCGATCATAGTCGATAACATTCCAGAATCGGTCAATCAAGCATTTGCTGCTAATATAcctatagaaataaatttgatcgatcTGTTTCAAGGTAATCGAGGAAAGGTCGATAGATCTTCTTCCAACGTCCatcaaaaaagattattaacacCGGAATCCGTAGTATTGTCGATGTTAAAACAAGCGTTAGAATCGCGTCTCGAGATAGACAAACCACCATACTTGATCGATTCGAAGAATAAAACTTTTCAGAAGTTACTCACACCTGGACAATTAGAGATCCTTCAATTAGGTGAAAAACTCTTACCTCTAGAATTACGTCGCGAGTATACTGACAAAATGTTCTCCTGCGTGCGAAGATTCGAATATCTCAGCTGTTTAAGATACTTCGCTTGGCCCATGATGAAACAATATTTCCCAACTCTACCAGCTTTTCCAGATTATCAAACTTGGTATCCAAGTATTACCATAATTCCTGAATATCCGATCGTTCCGTTTCCTGGTTTCTCCGACGAGGTCGGAGAACTTCCTGAGGTCGTCGATTCCGATGCCACCAGAATGAGGAAGCCTACACCGGAAACAGTGATCATACACGTTTTGCGGAATACTCTAAAGGATTATCAAAGAGTAGAATCAACACCGTCTCTCTTTGAGGAACCAACGAACTTCTACACGACCGTAATTCCTCCGGATCAATTAATAACCTTACAAATGGCCGAACAATTTATTCCGCTCTCTCATCGACCAGAATTCGTTCAAAAAACTGTTCGATGTAtacaagaatataattatttaacttgTATGAAATATTCGACTTGGCCCACCGTTAAACAATTCATTCCAAATCTTCctgatttctcttctttcttcccagACATACAGATTCCCAGTTTGTCTGATTTTTTCGCATCTTTTCCAAGTATTTCACCAACTTTTTCGGGTCTTTTTGGATTTATACCAAGTGTACCAAGTGTACCAAGTGTACCAAGTGTACCAAGTGTACCAAGTATACCAAGTATACCAAGTATACCAGGTATACCAAGTATACCTACACAAACGATACCTATGTCATCACAAATTCCACAAACGATACCAACTCAAGTGTCTACTTCTAACATATTGTATAGAAAAACTGATGATCTTCGTTTGAATTTGGAATCTAAAATCATCGAAACGCTGGAACAAGTTCGAAACTCTTTAAGAAACGTAAACGAGATTCCTTCGCAAACCGTTTCTGGAAACGTGATAATTTTAACGACTCTGACGGAAAAACAATTCGAAATTTTAAAATTGGCTGAAAATATTCTTCCGCCGACAGCTCGTGCCACATTTCTCGCAAAAGTTTTGACGTGTCTTCAAgatagaaatgattttataaattgtacGCAATACATAATTTGGCCATCGATAGCGTATTATTCACCAAATTTGCCAGAATTTTCGCAAATAGAAACGCAAATCTCGCCAGATGAGTCCTCGTTTTTAAACAGTCTAACGGAGAACAAACAAATTTTGCAGAACTCGACGAAATATATTCAAGAAGATATTTTAGGAAAGTCTACCGGAAAGATAATGTCTAGAACGTCTGCTCAAACTGAACCTGTTTTGAAGACAACTTCTCAACAAAGTAATGTTCCTGTAATTAGTATAACTGGTACAAGATTCGTGCCAATATATACGGAACATCCTGAGTCCGTCATACTCAACATCTTAAAAAAGATTCAACAATCGTCTCCGAACGTTGTTAACGCATCATCGAACGAAACTCTGAAAACGCaacttttttacgatttattaaacGTTCAACAACAATTAATCGTTAGAATTACAGAGAATTTGATTCCTGAATCAACCAGATCTGAGTTCGTAGATCACATGATCAAATGCGTTAGCgaacataattttatactttgcTCAAGAGACATTCTCTGGCCTACGTTGATTGATTACTTCCCAGGAGTTCCAAGTTTCCCAAATTTTGGTATATTTTCGAACGTGCCGAATAATGGAAATTCTATTTCTCCAGTTTCGTCTCACAATCTAACGGAGAATAGTTCGAGTGCGGAGGCTTCTCATCTTTCAGAGACAAATGTTAAAACCGGACAACATGGAGACGCAACAGTGACAATAACAGATACAAGATTTGTTCCGATCTTCACCGAACATCCCGAAGctataattttgaatatctTGGAAACAGTAAAGATCTCTACTCCTAATTTACCACGCATCGATTCTCCCacgagaaaggaagatttattacattatttcacGGACAgacaatatcaaataattcaaaCAGCAGAGTGTCTTTTGCCCGAATCCGAACGTGTTGCTTTCATTGAGAAAATAACCACTTGCATTCGAAGAAATACGTTCTTAGAATGCACCAAAGATATCACATGGCCAACGGTTCATCAGTTTTTCCCCAGATTACCAAATTTCCCTGAATTTGGGTTTTCGCAAAATATAGCTAGAACGAAGTTACCTTCGTCATTAAATATAAGTATTTCAGATCTCGAATCGGAAGAGAATAGGGCAGATCTTGTTAACGAGCAAACTTCACTGGAACACTttcagaagaaaatagaaatcatTTTGGAAGAAGCATTAAATAAAGATTCGAGACCACGACTTGAACATTCCTACTTGGACACCAATAATCCAATAATACAAACTGTATTAACGAAACAACAAAGCAACATTATCAGACTTATGGAACGAGCATTACCAGATCCTGTAAGACCAACATACGTTATGAAAATGTTAGAGTGTATGCgtactaataattttatagcCTGCAGTCAACACGTTAGCTGGCCTACCTTGCAAGCCTATCTCCCATCTTTACCAAATTTTCCTCAATTTGGCGACTACTTTTCTCAACTGCCTGGCATCAGTCAAGTACCAGGCATATCAGGAATTCCTCAACTACCCGGTACCTTACCATTGGCTGAAATACCTAACTTACCTCAACTTCCACCCAATATCCCTTCTCTTCCAGGTGGTATTCCACAGCTACCAG TCATCGGACATAACACTCGACTCAGAAAAAACAAGGCAGTCATTGGTATCATCGTCGACACCGTCA ATGATCAAAGCATAATTCCTGGATATCCCGGTCAACCATCTGAAACCCTCTTAGATATCTCTTCGGAAAAAGTCGATTTGTCTGATAAGGAACAAGTGGAATCCGAGTTGCCGATTAAAGAAGTTAGAAAACGAAGGAGCGTTGTGGATCTTTTCAAATCTTATCCACAAACGGTAGAAATCGAAAGGAAACATTTGGACGAATCCGAATCAACATTTCCAAACATCGACGAGTCCGAATTTTTGCAATTACTGATCCAAATCTCGAGATTAAAGAATCTGACAGACGATCGATATTCGAgcagtgaaaaaaaatatttcgtagacACTTTGAATACTACTATAAGGGATTCCTTGACCGCCGATCAATACGAAATTCTTAAGAAAGTAGAAGACTTGAACGCAGCTACGTCGAAACGAAGTTTCCTGTCGAAAGTCGTTCAATGTATTACCGGTTTGAGTTTCATCAGGTGTATGGGTATATTCGTGTGGCCAATTATATCTAACAATTTACCATCTCTACCGTCTTTACCAAGTTTCAATCCACTCGGAAGGTCGATAGAGACAGAGGTTGAACAATTCTTTGGAATGTCCTCGTTCGAATTCGAGAAAGAATTATTAGCCAGGAAGGAATCGATCGAGAACTTTTTGTTagaatcttataaaaaattagcTCAAGATAAGTTCCAAACCAATTGGGGTTTCCTAAAAATCAGGGGCTACGGTAACGGCGAAGTTGGTATAAGTTTCGCAGGTTTTCGCGAAGGTCGGGGTACAAAAATAAAGGACAATAAGAATTTACCTAGCATTCTTACGATCATCAGTGATATCATGGAAGAAGTTTTAGATCAGAGACCAGACTCggataagaataagaaggataaagataaaagggaCAGGAgtttaaatgataatttccAGGACATAGATTATCAGTTTTTAAAGTATAACGATGAGGATGATaaggaaacgaaagatcgatcgataaacgatGATGAGATCATTAGCATGTtcctcgataaaataaaatcgaatatttcggACAGTACAGAAGGTGGttcgaaaaattatcttaGTTTGGAAGATGCTTACGGTGCTTTCGAAGTTCTCTTTGGTACTCGTTTGAATCGTAAGTTCATGAACAAACTCGAATCCTTTAAAATGAACGATCTAAGatcgttgaagaaaaaaactaCTGATGAATTTGACAAAACCATAGACATCGTACCACTCGACTCGGAAACGAATAATTCGGAATATTTGAGGGTTATTCCGTTGGACGCTAGATTAAATTACGATTTGGAAAAAGAATCGGACGATCAAACTTCGAGGAATAGACAAGATCGCACGAAGAACACGTTGAGATCGTTCGTGAATGAATATTCGGATTCTTACTTACAGGAGACAAAAGTAGAGAGATCTGAAAGTAATCGATTGAACGAATCTGATATCGAGAATAGTATAAAACAGGACGATAAAGTTTTGGAGAAAGATATCCGTACGAAACTGACGCTCCAGTTGCCCCATCTCAACGAGGATATTGTCCCTAAAAAGATCACCAATAAGATCATGGAATTGGGTCGAAgcatgaaaatgaaaatgatgcAGATGTTGCCTGGAATAGGTtttgtcgtttcttttttgatacAAACGGCGCTTGCTCACGCACGTGCAGCTGCCACTATGGCCGGGATGCTCAGCAATATGGCTCTAGGTTCGGCCATGTTTGCAATGATTCGTCAAGCATTCTTTGGACCGAGCACTCatcctaaaataaaatacgtctATGACAACGATAAGACAGAACCGGGTGTAATTTGGCCACCTAAAGGATATTACGCGCCTTATTACggctaa